One Benincasa hispida cultivar B227 chromosome 5, ASM972705v1, whole genome shotgun sequence genomic window carries:
- the LOC120078678 gene encoding uncharacterized vacuolar membrane protein YML018C produces the protein MKNEVWRWGIGLFYIFLVATIWIAASFVVQSVVDEGVSPFLVTYICNSLFVIYIPIVEIARFLEDKYGNLFWKDKKLNALQELREEPEQAILLGETILVTNVDHYNTSMHMHREDGQPILKGESILLETGCSSYDKQVDEKGRWTRIRVAKVSLLICPFWFLAQLTFNLSLKYTTVTSNTILSSASSLFTFLVSLAFLGEKFTWVKLASVLLCMGGTIIVSLGDSQSEMMLNTASNPLLGDVLSLVSAALYAVYITLIRKKLPDDDETTGKASMAQFLGFLGLFNLVIFLPVAVIIKFTKVEPFHLRTWKEVGMIVAKGLLDNVLSDYLWAKAVLLTTTTVATAGLTIQVPLAAIVDSITGNAPHLMDYLGAVAVMIGFVGINIPSNAFNCSKDISIELPSESVISDDHVHTTSVRQDPASIS, from the exons ATGAAAAATGAAGTTTGGAGATGGGGAATCggtttgttttatatatttttggttGCAACCATATGGATAGCTGCTAGTTTTGTAGTTCAATCTGTTGTTGATGAAGGTGTTTCACCATTCCTCGTTACATACATCTGCAATTCATTGTTTGTTATTTACATCCCAATTGTTGAAATTGCACGTTTCTTGGAGGATAAGTATGGAAACTTATTTTGGAAAGACAAAAAATTGAATGCATTACAAGAATTAAGGGAGGAACCAGAGCAAGCCATACTTCTTGGAGAAACCATTCTTGTTACAAATGTTGATCATTACAACACTTCAATGCATATGCATAGGGAAGATGGACAACCAATTTTGAAGGGAGAAAGTATTCTGTTAGAGACAGGATGCTCGTCTTATGACAAACAAGTGGATGAAAAAGGGCGTTGGACGCGGATTAGAGTGGCAAAAGTTAGCTTATTGATATGCCCTTTTTGGTTTCTTGCTCAGCTCACTTTTAATCTATCATTGAAATATACTACTGTTACA TCAAATACCATCCTAAGCAGTGCTTCCAGCCTCTTTACGTTTTTGGTTTCTCTAGCATTTTTGGGCGAGAAGTTTACATGGGTGAAGCTCGCTAGTGTTCTCCTTTGTATGGGGGGCACAATAATTGTCAGCCTGGGGGATTCACAATCTGAAATGATGTTGAATACTGCTTCAAATCCTCTACTTGGTGATGTTCTTTCTCTTGTCTCAGCAGCCTTATATGCTGTATACATTACCCTTATTCGCAAGAAACTGCCCGATGATGATGAGACGACTGGCAAAGCTAGTATGGCACAATTTCTTGGGTTCCTTGGGCTTTTCAACCTTGTTATTTTCCTTCCTGTTGCCGTTATaatcaaattcaccaaagtGGAACCATTTCACTTGAGGACTTGGAAGGAAGTCGGCATGATTGTTGCCAAAG GATTGTTGGATAATGTGCTGAGTGATTACTTGTGGGCAAAAGCTGTTCTTCTAACCACGACTACTGTAGCAACAGCTGGTCTCACAATTCAAGTTCCATTGGCTGCCATTGTTGATTCAATAACAGGCAATGCCCCACATCTCATGGATTATCTTGGTGCTGTGGCTGTCATGATCGGTTTTGTTGGCATCAACATTCCATCTAATGCATTTAACTGTTCCAAAGACATCTCTATCGAATTGCCAAGTGAGAGTGTGATTTCCGATGATCATGTTCACACAACATCAGTTAGGCAAGATCCAGCTAGCATTTCATAG